The following are encoded together in the Culex pipiens pallens isolate TS chromosome 1, TS_CPP_V2, whole genome shotgun sequence genome:
- the LOC120430686 gene encoding uncharacterized protein LOC120430686 isoform X2, with protein sequence MSEETTIDDLPEEMLETIFSHLDLEDRKSVTAVCHRWSRLALRWSELQLEVDFRKCGTEESYRRTLLVSQRPYRHLVCYFGYDYAVGDLLLYILAKFSESLETVKLIPNQFVPVELSFFASLTKLSANLKKLHIDACNFRDNSDGELEFHPLNNLQDLYLENNLLDLPGGHDIRELTPNITALHVQISYYSDRPLHVLRHFGPRLKELEVWFLSEDRFLEVCSMEFPRLRKINFYCVDWIFQDADTIRMVQQFFRKSPDLREATLRCNMITPILADLANSCLNLSFLCLSMETVSADCFRWFSSLRNLKSLRLEDATIESPNLEQCPTLSSLRKISLYSVKITNALDLNHFLCRSYPALSVLELINVTTCGSFLYDQVVLSCNMAQLELLVLIEPDKSINLMLFEYIDLPKLREVKLKFKESYLASIPVGKQLRIQHITMELSVNADTFQNIRLVLPNLKKLTLSGCSRNDVQTAREILTGCDVRYRRKWRFEEAF encoded by the exons ATGTCTGAGGAAACAACTATAGATGATCTGCCCGAAGAG ATGCTGGAGACGATCTTTTCACACCTGGACCTAGAAGACCGCAAATCAGTAACCGCCGTCTGTCACCGATGGTCCCGACTAGCTCTTCGCTGGTCAGAACTTCAACTGGAAGTGGATTTCCGAAAGTGTGGCACGGAGGAATCCTACCGGCGGACACTTCTAGTCAGCCAGCGACCGTACAGGCACTTGGTGTGCTACTTCGGCTACGATTACGCCGTGGGCGATTTGCTGCTGTACATATTGGCCAAATTTAGTGAAAGTCTGGAAACGGTGAAGCTGATACCGAACCAGTTTGTTCCGGTTGAACTTTCGTTCTTTGCTAGTCTAACTAAATTAAGTGCTAATCTTAAGAAGCTGCACATCGATGCCTGCAACTTTCGGGACAACTCGGATGGCGAACTCGAGTTTCATCCGCTCAACAATCTCCAGGATCTGTACCTGGAGAACAACCTGCTGGATCTTCCGGGAGGACACGACATCCGGGAGCTGACACCAAACATCACCGCTCTTCACGTGCAAATCAGTTACTACTCGGATCGACCGCTGCACGTTCTCCGACATTTTGGGCCCCGTCTGAAGGAGCTGGAAGTGTGGTTTCTAAGTGAAGATCGCTTTCTGGAAGTCTGTTCAATGGAATTTCCACGCTtgcgaaaaatcaacttttactGTGTCGATTGGATATTCCAGGATGCAGACACGATCCGGATGGTGCAGCAGTTCTTCCGGAAGAGTCCCGATCTACGGGAGGCCACTCTTAGGTGTAACATGATCACGCCGATTCTGGCGGATTTGGCTAATAGCTGTCTAAATTTAAGCTTCCTCTGTTTGAGTATGGAAACTGTGTCGGCAGATTGCTTCCGGTGGTTCAGTTCCCTGCGAAATCTGAAG TCACTTCGCCTCGAAGACGCTACGATAGAGTCACCCAACTTGGAACAATGTCCGACACTGTCAAGTTTGCGTAAAATATCACTTTACTCAGTTAAAATCACGAACGCACTGGACCTAAACCACTTCCTGTGTCGCTCGTATCCGGCACTAAGCGTCCTAGAACTCATCAACGTGACCACCTGTGGGTCATTCCTGTACGATCAGGTGGTACTTTCTTGCAACATGGCACAACTGGAACTTTTGGTGTTGATAGAACCGGATAAATCGATCAATTTGATGCTCTTTGAATACATCGATCTTCCCAAGCTGCGAGAGGTGAAGCTGAAGTTCAAAGAATCTTATTTAGCGAGCATTCCAGTTGGAAAACAGCTCCGGATACAGCACATTACCATGGAGCTCAGC GTTAACGCGGATACCTTCCAAAACATTCGACTGGTGTTGCCAAATCTGAAAAAACTGACACTGTCCGGATGCTCAAGGAACGATGTTCAAACCGCGCGGGAAATACTCACTGGCTGTGATGTACGCTATAGGCGAAAATGGCGCTTTGAAGAAGCATTCTGA
- the LOC120430686 gene encoding uncharacterized protein LOC120430686 isoform X1, producing MSEETTIDDLPEEMLETIFSHLDLEDRKSVTAVCHRWSRLALRWSELQLEVDFRKCGTEESYRRTLLVSQRPYRHLVCYFGYDYAVGDLLLYILAKFSESLETVKLIPNQFVPVELSFFASLTKLSANLKKLHIDACNFRDNSDGELEFHPLNNLQDLYLENNLLDLPGGHDIRELTPNITALHVQISYYSDRPLHVLRHFGPRLKELEVWFLSEDRFLEVCSMEFPRLRKINFYCVDWIFQDADTIRMVQQFFRKSPDLREATLRCNMITPILADLANSCLNLSFLCLSMETVSADCFRWFSSLRNLKSLRLEDATIESPNLEQCPTLSSLRKISLYSVKITNALDLNHFLCRSYPALSVLELINVTTCGSFLYDQVVLSCNMAQLELLVLIEPDKSINLMLFEYIDLPKLREVKLKFKESYLASIPVGKQLRIQHITMELSVVNADTFQNIRLVLPNLKKLTLSGCSRNDVQTAREILTGCDVRYRRKWRFEEAF from the exons ATGTCTGAGGAAACAACTATAGATGATCTGCCCGAAGAG ATGCTGGAGACGATCTTTTCACACCTGGACCTAGAAGACCGCAAATCAGTAACCGCCGTCTGTCACCGATGGTCCCGACTAGCTCTTCGCTGGTCAGAACTTCAACTGGAAGTGGATTTCCGAAAGTGTGGCACGGAGGAATCCTACCGGCGGACACTTCTAGTCAGCCAGCGACCGTACAGGCACTTGGTGTGCTACTTCGGCTACGATTACGCCGTGGGCGATTTGCTGCTGTACATATTGGCCAAATTTAGTGAAAGTCTGGAAACGGTGAAGCTGATACCGAACCAGTTTGTTCCGGTTGAACTTTCGTTCTTTGCTAGTCTAACTAAATTAAGTGCTAATCTTAAGAAGCTGCACATCGATGCCTGCAACTTTCGGGACAACTCGGATGGCGAACTCGAGTTTCATCCGCTCAACAATCTCCAGGATCTGTACCTGGAGAACAACCTGCTGGATCTTCCGGGAGGACACGACATCCGGGAGCTGACACCAAACATCACCGCTCTTCACGTGCAAATCAGTTACTACTCGGATCGACCGCTGCACGTTCTCCGACATTTTGGGCCCCGTCTGAAGGAGCTGGAAGTGTGGTTTCTAAGTGAAGATCGCTTTCTGGAAGTCTGTTCAATGGAATTTCCACGCTtgcgaaaaatcaacttttactGTGTCGATTGGATATTCCAGGATGCAGACACGATCCGGATGGTGCAGCAGTTCTTCCGGAAGAGTCCCGATCTACGGGAGGCCACTCTTAGGTGTAACATGATCACGCCGATTCTGGCGGATTTGGCTAATAGCTGTCTAAATTTAAGCTTCCTCTGTTTGAGTATGGAAACTGTGTCGGCAGATTGCTTCCGGTGGTTCAGTTCCCTGCGAAATCTGAAG TCACTTCGCCTCGAAGACGCTACGATAGAGTCACCCAACTTGGAACAATGTCCGACACTGTCAAGTTTGCGTAAAATATCACTTTACTCAGTTAAAATCACGAACGCACTGGACCTAAACCACTTCCTGTGTCGCTCGTATCCGGCACTAAGCGTCCTAGAACTCATCAACGTGACCACCTGTGGGTCATTCCTGTACGATCAGGTGGTACTTTCTTGCAACATGGCACAACTGGAACTTTTGGTGTTGATAGAACCGGATAAATCGATCAATTTGATGCTCTTTGAATACATCGATCTTCCCAAGCTGCGAGAGGTGAAGCTGAAGTTCAAAGAATCTTATTTAGCGAGCATTCCAGTTGGAAAACAGCTCCGGATACAGCACATTACCATGGAGCTCAGCGTA GTTAACGCGGATACCTTCCAAAACATTCGACTGGTGTTGCCAAATCTGAAAAAACTGACACTGTCCGGATGCTCAAGGAACGATGTTCAAACCGCGCGGGAAATACTCACTGGCTGTGATGTACGCTATAGGCGAAAATGGCGCTTTGAAGAAGCATTCTGA